Sequence from the Mixophyes fleayi isolate aMixFle1 chromosome 4, aMixFle1.hap1, whole genome shotgun sequence genome:
TGTTTTGTAAGAATTCTGTTCCTACAAGTAGAGCCTGGTTAGAGTACACACagaaggtagccattttgtgggctaagcgaatatgaaaatgcagcctatcaatagCTTGGGAACCAATTACATCACTAAAGCACTTTGTTAGACTGCATTAAAATATTGGAACAGTCCCAAAAAAGGCTCCCTATACCAACTGCCAAGCTGCAAACTGATATTGTCTCAGacaacaaaatggcttcctcttcTATGTGTAAGCGACAGTTGCACCTTAAAACATGACCTGTTTGGGCACACATGAGAACTGAAGAAGTTGAGAAACCAAACATTAGTCTACAGCTAATTTTACGTTTTGAGTTGACCGAACAAGCAGTAAGGCAACTGGGAATCTTATTAATACATACAACCAAGCAGAGAATCAGTTAAATGTATGAGATAATTAAATCTTTTAATTACAAATCTATAGTATTTGCCCTTTTACAGATACAACAAGAATGTTGGTTAAAGTGGGATGTCTGAAATAGCAGCCACTATAAACGGATAGCTTGTACTGCCACGCAGCTGAGAAATCACTATGGTTTTTCACATACTCACCATATCTCGCCCATAGTTTGGGTTGAACCTCTGAGCATTCTCTAATCAATATGGGGAATTCTGGATTTGCTTTTTTCAGTTCCACATAGTTCTGTTCAATAAAATCtctgaagaaagaaaataaaacagtgtAGCTCACCCCCACCAAAAATCAGCCCTTTATAGACAGCATTTAACCCTGCGActgaacataaatatatattaaagtcaCACTTCCCACTATACACCAAAACCACACACCCAACTAGTCCagatcttaaaaaataaaaaaataaaaattactgacCGACACATGTAACAGatgcacaggtggtataattataatgtatcagtcagtaatgactacacctgtgctccagcaaggagatatggaaaacatgcactgttagaggCACCGGAGAACTTTGGGAAACACTGAACagaattactttattttaatccACAGTAACCTTTTATCAAATATCAACCAGGTAAATTATCTATAACAGTTACACAACTGTTGTATGATAGACCCCCTTTAAAATGGAAATCTAGTTCAACATTGAAACAGTGATGCATTTAACACCACAGTCATTCTGCTGCCACATATTTCTCTTTGCTGTTAATGATTAGATTAGTTACATGTTGGTATAACTTTTAATTCTAATGAAATGCAGGTGATGGCTGAGCTGTAATAGTTTTTGCAGCTAACATTTTAATGCTCCTAATGGCTTGTTATTGGTCTAGACACCTATTCACCCCACTTAACATCCtgatcatcagtgtgtacacagatttggataatgaaggcaATGGGTGCACTTACCCTGGTTAAATTCACCCAAAATGATTCAGTAAGGTAATAAGTTTTAGAGCAacgtatttaaatatttttattatataatctgATTTAAATGGTCATGTGTAAGATATATTGACAATTAAATGGGAACTTTCGTATAACTATGTAGTAAGTGGTTGGTGAATAATAATCATCTATAGTACAGCATAAATGCCAACAGTCCCcaattttaaagatttgtccatgGAAATGTACATTTGGTCAATCTTGACAGGACAATTCCTATTATTCAGCATACTGGATACAATTCTCATTAACAGTTATTAAAACCATGGTTTTATAAGATAATATTTATGGaataagtatttttaaaatagaaataaaaattattataaataataatcatcAAGTTCAATTATCACTACAGGGGTTGTAGTGTACCAACACACAACTAGACAGTGCCATGCATGATTTGATTAGAGGCTCATACACAGATATACAAATAGTGTTTACTGATGTCTATGAAGAAAGTGTACAACCAAAAGTGCAGAGTAATACAGCAAGATGGGCTCTACCCTTGTCCATGCAGTATTCAGTCCGATTGCTTGCTCAGCTCCAGTATTGACATTTTCAGAACACCGCATTTGCCATACAAAATAAGCTGTTCTCACCAGGCAGTAAATGTAGCGCAGTTTGAATGTACAATGGGTGTTGGGAAAAGCAGTGAGCATGAGCCATACTTCCTCTGCAGGAaaactggaaattattttaaccaCTTTCCAACAGCCATCTCTCAAAATACATCCTATCAGGTGGCACCTGACAGGACTTGTGTTGGGATTGCTGTGATACTGCAATGATGTCATCTAGATTTTCTCCAGGAGTGGCTGACCATTTTAGAGCAGGAGTGGCAAGATGTGTGTGCTATACTTCTCATGTAATAATGTGTAATTGTCAAGCAGAATGTGTTACCCCAAACCAACAAAAAGATGTTCCCATCATCCAACTATGAGAACAGTCATCAAAAAACGTTTTTACTTGGTAAAGGCCAATTAAACAGGTGCCACTATTATAGTGGCACTATAACTCACTAATGCCACTTAACCACTTTTTCAAAATGCATGGCTTAAGTCGGTGAATAAATTATCATAAGGCAGTGGGAGATTTAAAACCAGCGGCTGGTTTCCTGGCTTTTTTCCAGGCTCCTGGCTGCATTTCTTGGGCTGTCTCTTCTTAGAGACAGCAACAATTTCAGCACTGCTGAAGAGTCACAGTTTTGAAACAGGTTTCACGTGGAAGAAGCCCAGCATTGGTGAATTACAGTGGGGCCCCTATAATTAACAAGTGTATTTGTTAATTATAGGCAGACGTATATTACAGACGTGTATTAACCAAATAATCCACATTATTATTTCTTAGTCAAATCAAAAAAGGGGGTAAAAAGGTACACCTTTAATCCCCTATTTTTGCTTGATTTCCCTGAGGGAATACTTATGGggacaaataaatttgtatcaatTTGCTAccacgagaaaaaaaaaaaaacatatgtccaaaaaaaaaattatatataacacaTTTGGTTAGactaagaaataataataaaattactatTCCCATTTAAACTAACGTATCTCAAAAAGAGAAGATTGGACTGGTCATCAAAGGGTAATTCAAATACTGTCTACTATTTAGTACAGTAAGAGTGACATGTACTTATGTCAGGGGCGACCTTTggctgttgaactacaagtcccagcatgcttccCAGCCTGAGCTATAGGATAGGTAGTGACATTGCCAGGAAGGTGACCCTGCAGCCAGACTGTTACGTGAACACCTCAGACACCCCACCCCCGCACTCCCCTCGGTCTCCGTCCTCACCTGACCCCCTGACTCCCCGCAGACCTCTGACACAGATGGATCCTGATCTCCCTCACATTCCTGCTCAGCTTTGCCCCGATGTTCCTCACTACGGCAGCCGCCATTATCTCCCTAGTAACGATAACCCGGTCACCCAATCAGCGCTTTAGAAGAGCGGTGATAGACAGCGGCTTAGCCAATAGAAGCCCTCCTGCCGCCATGTTGAGTGGGGCGGTTTGGGTGATTCCTCCTCCCAGTCAGAGGACAGGGGCGGGTTAATGTGCAGTTATCCACTTCCTGTTTCCGGTTGGTGTATGTGTGGCTGCGAAGATGCCTGAAAGAGACAGTGAGTATTAAATAATGATTAAAATGTGGATTATTTGGCTAATATACGTGTGTGTGATAATGAATAGCCTATGTGGGGGGCTTCAGGGTGCTACACAGCGCGGTTACTGTATGGTGGGCGCTGTGTTTACATCTGACTACATGGGGTCTTGTTATTCCTATAGAGTGTATGTAGCTGGAGAACCCTCTCAATGCATCACTTGTAAATAGTCTTCTATTTGCAAGTATGTTTTTTTGCACTAGTATTTTACAACCTGCCTGGCGGTCTAGgttctgtggaactacaagtcccagcatgcgctGCCAGTGCATAttgggtcttgtagttccacaacagttggagAGCCACCGGTTGTCTGtctctgcagtgcaacatggtaaAAGTAGGGATATTACTTCAGCACAGACTTTCTTTTTCCATCTGTTACATTATTTCAAAACAAGCAGCATGTATTGTGTGTAGCAGTAGTTACCAGCAGTTCAAAAACATTACTATGGGTATAATTATTCTTGGTTGCTTTATATAGAGAGCATGGCATTCTTGTTGTAGTACAGCATATGGTAAACTTGAATGCTAGCGTTGAAACATTAAGTAGTCTGTGCTGAAATTTCCTAAAAGATTCAGTTAAAACTAAACCGCTGAAAAGTTAGTGTTTTTTTCAAGTATctgaggcagcatggtggctcagtggttagcacttctgcctcacagcactggggtcatgagttcgattcccaaccatggccttatctgtgtggagtttgtatgttctccctgtgtttgcgtgggtttcctccgcgtgctccggtttcctcccacactccaaaaacatactggtaggttaattggctgctaacaaattgaccttagtctgtgtctgtctctctctgtgtctgtgaatgttagggaatttagactgtaggctccagtggggcagggactgatgtgagtgagttctctgtacatcgctgcagaattagtggcgctatataaataagtggtgatgatgataaagtatTTACCAGTCTGCAAAATTTCTTGCATGATGTTCCATACCAggttcaatatatataattgGGTACCTGTGTGGAAGTGCTGAACAATTACTTTTCATGATCATTTTTCCTGCTGCCATGGTGCTTCCTTAGACTctatagggggtattcaattgttagcgttaacgctaaaaaacgagcgctcaaaaaatattaccgtttatatggtaatattgcgcgcgaaaagcgttaatacggtagtttactcacgaagtttcagctcgcagctcagggagcagcgagctgaaattccgcgagtaattaccgtattaacgctaagattttttgagcgctcgtttatcagcgttaccgctaacaattgaatacgcccctatggaTGGACTGAGTCATCTAGCACAGAGAGCTCGTCTTTGATTTTGTGTTATTTAACACTCAGCAATGTGGGTCAGCGCTGTGTCATTTATTGCCTAGCTATGACATGTAGGCCTCACAGAATTTTCCCATTTACCACATGCTTGGGAAAGTGCAGTTTAGTTGATGGTTACTTGAGGGACAGGTCCCACTTGCTGTGTGGATCTATGGTATGCCTTAGTCATGATGTCACTGCTACAGCAGCCCCCTGCAGTGGTAGATGTGAGTTTATGAGTTTATTTTGGCAACACAGGGCCGGGCAAATTCCAAGTGgaaaatacacaaacaaattaTTGCTGGCTCATAACTTTTATCAGTAATTTCTGTTGATGTCAATAGACATGGATGCAAATCTTTTCTGGTCCCTTTAAAGGTCTTACTTCCTACACATGTTGCAATATTGCAGCCAATATTGAGGAATTGGCATAATATAGCAATGTGTTATTCCCAAAACTAGCCTGATTGGATCATTATTGGCCCTATTGGTAAATGTGGTCAGAAGCTGACCGTAGTTTGTCCATGTCTATGGACATCTTCTGACTATGCTCACAGGTCACATTGTACACTGAAAGtgatgctggccacacacatCGGATCGGCCGATCCAATGTGTGTGGCCACATTGGACTCTAATCCCGTTGCTCAGTTTTCATGCCTAGCAGAAGGATCGGCCTGTTTGTGGCCAGCTGACTTCTGAATGGTGCGTTATTTTATCCTCCCTTCTGGTAACATATTGCTGATATCATAACTGTCATCATCTTAATGAATGTAATTGTTCCTTGTCTTATAATTTTAGGTGAGTTGTTTTCCAATCCTCTGGCCCCAGATGGCCATGAGGTGGAAGATCTTCATTCATTCCAGTAAGTAACGTACACTGCATGTTTCCTGCAAATTTATTTCATGGCTTAAGTGTTAAATATCTATTACAGAGATTTTCAAAAGTGCAAAAGAAATCTCTGAGCATAATACAACAAATAgcctaaaaataaatatctagaaGAGAAAGAAGGTCCTTATTATACAGTAAAGAAATTAAGAGGTCACATAGCAAAGATAATCAAAAATAGATGGAGCATGCATTCTTATCCACCGGCATTGAAGTGGTGATACCTGTTTTCAGAACAATATCACCAATACCACAGGGATGAATATTGTAAGCAAGGTATTGAAAATGTTAGATACCAAAATCCCCAGCTCCTTacagttggagagccaggatTACTTGGATGGAGAAGAGCTTGATGTTACGATTCTGTGGAATCGCCGCATGCCTCATATGCAGTAGCCCTTGCTGGTATATGGACAAAATGGTGTAACCAGCCTCTGAAGGAGTATCATTGTGAGTACATTTAGTGTAGCAGATGAATAATAATTGAACCAGGCTGAGCACAGAGGATTCCTAGCAAAGCAGCATTTCTCCCGGAGCACATCTATTCATATAAGCATCAATACTAGGTTATGGTGTGAagtgctttttatattttatgtaaattgaagtataaatatatatatatatatatatatatatatatatattttttctaaacaCCCATGTAAATAACCCTGTTAGTTAGACCCAGTGACAGTACCGGCCTATATGTGACCTGCATTACATTTATTCattgttaaatatttatatataatctatgATTCTTTTTAGGTCAAAATTGACAAATGAAGACTTCCGTAAACTGCTTATGACCCCTCGTTCAACGCCTTCCTCTGCACCCCCTACAAAATCCCGTCACCATGAGTAAGTACAACTGAATTACATCCATGTTTTGAAGACCTCGTTTTCCATAACATAGTATGTTTGCCCCTATATTGTAGTGGATGCTCTGATAGGTATAATATGTTGTGCCTTATAGAATGCCACGCGAATATAACGAGG
This genomic interval carries:
- the NDUFA2 gene encoding NADH dehydrogenase [ubiquinone] 1 alpha subcomplex subunit 2, which codes for MAAAVVRNIGAKLSRNVREIRIHLCQRSAGSQGVRDFIEQNYVELKKANPEFPILIRECSEVQPKLWARYDFGKEVCLPLNNLKAEQVAKALESVVNSKP